Proteins from one Pongo abelii isolate AG06213 chromosome 19, NHGRI_mPonAbe1-v2.0_pri, whole genome shotgun sequence genomic window:
- the LOC129051370 gene encoding TBC1 domain family member 3G-like isoform X7, whose product MNGWMDSSPGMMSLSVLNSALPPMRSLPEMDTVEDADSWWAQEREDIIMKYEKGQRAELPEDKGPVPVGIYGNIDHLGILHETELPPLAAQEVKNRREMRRTSKWRKMLGEWETYKHSTKLIDRVYKGIPMNIRGPVWSVLLNIQEIKLKNPRKYKIMKEKGKRSSEHIHQIDLDISGTLRKHIFFRDQYGAKQRELFYILLAYSQYNPEVGYCRDLSNIAALFLLYLPEEDAFWALVQLLASERHSLQGFHSPNGGTLQGLQDQQEHVVPMSQPKTMWHQDKEGLCGQCSSLGSLIWTLIDGISLGLTLRLWDVYLLEGEQVLMPMTSIAFKVQQKCLMKTSRCGLWARFRNQFVYNWARDDDTVLKHLRASMKKLTRKQEDLPPPAKPEQGSSASRPVPASRGGKTLCKGDRQAPPGPPARFQRPIWSASPPWAPRSSTPCPAGAVREDTYPVGTRGVPSTALAQGGPQGSWRFLQWNSMPRLPTDLDVGGPWFPHYDFEQSCWVRAISQEDQLATCWQAEHPAEGVRLAFSAPSTESNQGTPFRARDEQQCAPTSGPCLCCLHLESSQFPPGF is encoded by the exons atgaatggatggatggacagtagTCCAGGGATGATGTCCCTGTCTGTCCTGAACTCGGCCCTTCCTCCAATGAGAAGCCTTCCTGA GATGGACACGGTAGAGGACGCGGACAGTTGGTGGGCACAAGAGCGAGAGGATATCATTATGAAATATGAAAAG GGACAGCGAGCTGAGCTGCCAGAGGACAAGGGGCCTGTGCCTGTTGGAATCTACGGCAACATTGATCACTTGGGAATTCTGCA TGAGACGGAGCTGCCTCCTCTGGCTGCACAAGAGGTGAAG AATCGGCGGGAGATGAGACGGACGAGCAAGTGGAGGAAAATGCTGGGAGAATGGGAGACGTATAAGCACAGTACAAAA CTCATAGATCGAGTGTACAAGGGAATTCCCATGAACATCCGGGGCCCGGTGTGGTCAGTCCTCCTGAACATTCAGGAAATCAAGTTGAAAAACCCCAGAAAATACAAG ATCATGAAAGAGAAGGGCAAGAGGTCATCTGAACACATCCACCAGATCGACCTGGACATAAGCGGGACCTTAAGGAAGCATATCTTCTTCAGGGATCAATATGGAGCCAA GCAGCGGGAACTATTCTACATCCTCCTGGCATATTCGCAGTATAACCCG GAGGTGGGCTACTGCAGGGACCTCAGCAACATCGCTGCCTTGTTCCTCCTTTACCTGCCTGAGGAGGATGCATTCTGGGCACTGGTGCAGCTGCTGGCCAGTGAGAGGCACTCTCTGCAGG GATTTCACAGCCCAAATGGCGGGACACTCCAGGGGCTCCAAGACCAACAGGAGCATGTGGTACCCATGTCACAACCCAAGACCATGTGGCATCAG GACAAGGAAGGTCTATGTGGGCAGTGTTCCTCGTTAGGCAGCCTTATCTGGACACTGATTGATGGG ATCTCTCTCGGGCTCACCCTGCGCCTGTGGGACGTCTATTTGCTGGAAGGAGAACAGGTGTTGATGCCGATGACAAGCATTGCCTTTAAGGTTCAGCAGA AGTGCCTCATGAAGACATCCAGGTGTGGCCTGTGGGCACGTTTTCGGAACCAGTTCGTTTACAACTGGGCCAGGGATGATGACACTGTGCTCAAGCATCTTAGGGCCTCTATGAAGAAACTAACAAGAAAGCAGGAGGACCTGCCACCCCCAG CCAAACCCGAGCAAGGGTCCTCGGCATCCAGGCCTGTGCCGGCTTCACGTGGTGGGAAGACCCTCTGCAAGGGGGACAGGCAGGCccctccaggcccaccagccCGGTTCCAGCGGCCCATTTGGTCAGCTTCCCCGCCATGGGCACCTCGTTCTTCCACACCCTGTCCTGCTGGGGCTGTCCGCGAAGACACCTACCCTGTGGGCACTCGGGGTGTGCCCAGCAcggccctggctcagggaggacCTCAGGGTTCCTGGAGATTCCTGCAGTGGAACTCTATGCCCCGCCTCCCAACGGACCTGGATGTAGGGGGCCCTTGGTTCCCCCATTATGATTTCGAACAGAGCTGCTGGGTCCGTGCCATATCCCAGGAGGACCAGCTGGCCACCTGCTGGCAGGCTGAACACCCTGCGGAGGGGGTGAGATTGGCTTT CAGTGCACCCAGCACTGAATCCAACCAGGGCACCCCCTTCAGAGCTAGGGACGAGCAGCAGTGcgctcccacctcagggccttgccTCTGCTGCCTCCACTTGGAAAGTTCTCAGTTCCCTCCAGGTTTCTAG
- the LOC129051370 gene encoding TBC1 domain family member 3D-like isoform X6, protein MNGWMDSSPGMMSLSVLNSALPPMRSLPEMDTVEDADSWWAQEREDIIMKYEKGQRAELPEDKGPVPVGIYGNIDHLGILHETELPPLAAQEVKNRREMRRTSKWRKMLGEWETYKHSTKIMKEKGKRSSEHIHQIDLDISGTLRKHIFFRDQYGAKQRELFYILLAYSQYNPEVGYCRDLSNIAALFLLYLPEEDAFWALVQLLASERHSLQGFHSPNGGTLQGLQDQQEHVVPMSQPKTMWHQISLGLTLRLWDVYLLEGEQVLMPMTSIAFKVQQKCLMKTSRCGLWARFRNQFVYNWARDDDTVLKHLRASMKKLTRKQEDLPPPAKPEQGSSASRPVPASRGGKTLCKGDRQAPPGPPARFQRPIWSASPPWAPRSSTPCPAGAVREDTYPVGTRGVPSTALAQGGPQGSWRFLQWNSMPRLPTDLDVGGPWFPHYDFEQSCWVRAISQEDQLATCWQAEHPAEGVRLAFSALSHNVGMDFPALQCTQH, encoded by the exons atgaatggatggatggacagtagTCCAGGGATGATGTCCCTGTCTGTCCTGAACTCGGCCCTTCCTCCAATGAGAAGCCTTCCTGA GATGGACACGGTAGAGGACGCGGACAGTTGGTGGGCACAAGAGCGAGAGGATATCATTATGAAATATGAAAAG GGACAGCGAGCTGAGCTGCCAGAGGACAAGGGGCCTGTGCCTGTTGGAATCTACGGCAACATTGATCACTTGGGAATTCTGCA TGAGACGGAGCTGCCTCCTCTGGCTGCACAAGAGGTGAAG AATCGGCGGGAGATGAGACGGACGAGCAAGTGGAGGAAAATGCTGGGAGAATGGGAGACGTATAAGCACAGTACAAAA ATCATGAAAGAGAAGGGCAAGAGGTCATCTGAACACATCCACCAGATCGACCTGGACATAAGCGGGACCTTAAGGAAGCATATCTTCTTCAGGGATCAATATGGAGCCAA GCAGCGGGAACTATTCTACATCCTCCTGGCATATTCGCAGTATAACCCG GAGGTGGGCTACTGCAGGGACCTCAGCAACATCGCTGCCTTGTTCCTCCTTTACCTGCCTGAGGAGGATGCATTCTGGGCACTGGTGCAGCTGCTGGCCAGTGAGAGGCACTCTCTGCAGG GATTTCACAGCCCAAATGGCGGGACACTCCAGGGGCTCCAAGACCAACAGGAGCATGTGGTACCCATGTCACAACCCAAGACCATGTGGCATCAG ATCTCTCTCGGGCTCACCCTGCGCCTGTGGGACGTCTATTTGCTGGAAGGAGAACAGGTGTTGATGCCGATGACAAGCATTGCCTTTAAGGTTCAGCAGA AGTGCCTCATGAAGACATCCAGGTGTGGCCTGTGGGCACGTTTTCGGAACCAGTTCGTTTACAACTGGGCCAGGGATGATGACACTGTGCTCAAGCATCTTAGGGCCTCTATGAAGAAACTAACAAGAAAGCAGGAGGACCTGCCACCCCCAG CCAAACCCGAGCAAGGGTCCTCGGCATCCAGGCCTGTGCCGGCTTCACGTGGTGGGAAGACCCTCTGCAAGGGGGACAGGCAGGCccctccaggcccaccagccCGGTTCCAGCGGCCCATTTGGTCAGCTTCCCCGCCATGGGCACCTCGTTCTTCCACACCCTGTCCTGCTGGGGCTGTCCGCGAAGACACCTACCCTGTGGGCACTCGGGGTGTGCCCAGCAcggccctggctcagggaggacCTCAGGGTTCCTGGAGATTCCTGCAGTGGAACTCTATGCCCCGCCTCCCAACGGACCTGGATGTAGGGGGCCCTTGGTTCCCCCATTATGATTTCGAACAGAGCTGCTGGGTCCGTGCCATATCCCAGGAGGACCAGCTGGCCACCTGCTGGCAGGCTGAACACCCTGCGGAGGGGGTGAGATTGGCTTTCTCTGCACTGAGCCACAACGTGGGCATGGACTTCCCGGCCCTGCAGTGCACCCAGCACTGA
- the LOC129051370 gene encoding TBC1 domain family member 3G-like isoform X4 produces the protein MNGWMDSSPGMMSLSVLNSALPPMRSLPEMDTVEDADSWWAQEREDIIMKYEKGQRAELPEDKGPVPVGIYGNIDHLGILHETELPPLAAQEVKNRREMRRTSKWRKMLGEWETYKHSTKLIDRVYKGIPMNIRGPVWSVLLNIQEIKLKNPRKYKIMKEKGKRSSEHIHQIDLDISGTLRKHIFFRDQYGAKQRELFYILLAYSQYNPEVGYCRDLSNIAALFLLYLPEEDAFWALVQLLASERHSLQGFHSPNGGTLQGLQDQQEHVVPMSQPKTMWHQISLGLTLRLWDVYLLEGEQVLMPMTSIAFKVQQKCLMKTSRCGLWARFRNQFVYNWARDDDTVLKHLRASMKKLTRKQEDLPPPAKPEQGSSASRPVPASRGGKTLCKGDRQAPPGPPARFQRPIWSASPPWAPRSSTPCPAGAVREDTYPVGTRGVPSTALAQGGPQGSWRFLQWNSMPRLPTDLDVGGPWFPHYDFEQSCWVRAISQEDQLATCWQAEHPAEGVRLAFSALSHNVGMDFPALQCTQH, from the exons atgaatggatggatggacagtagTCCAGGGATGATGTCCCTGTCTGTCCTGAACTCGGCCCTTCCTCCAATGAGAAGCCTTCCTGA GATGGACACGGTAGAGGACGCGGACAGTTGGTGGGCACAAGAGCGAGAGGATATCATTATGAAATATGAAAAG GGACAGCGAGCTGAGCTGCCAGAGGACAAGGGGCCTGTGCCTGTTGGAATCTACGGCAACATTGATCACTTGGGAATTCTGCA TGAGACGGAGCTGCCTCCTCTGGCTGCACAAGAGGTGAAG AATCGGCGGGAGATGAGACGGACGAGCAAGTGGAGGAAAATGCTGGGAGAATGGGAGACGTATAAGCACAGTACAAAA CTCATAGATCGAGTGTACAAGGGAATTCCCATGAACATCCGGGGCCCGGTGTGGTCAGTCCTCCTGAACATTCAGGAAATCAAGTTGAAAAACCCCAGAAAATACAAG ATCATGAAAGAGAAGGGCAAGAGGTCATCTGAACACATCCACCAGATCGACCTGGACATAAGCGGGACCTTAAGGAAGCATATCTTCTTCAGGGATCAATATGGAGCCAA GCAGCGGGAACTATTCTACATCCTCCTGGCATATTCGCAGTATAACCCG GAGGTGGGCTACTGCAGGGACCTCAGCAACATCGCTGCCTTGTTCCTCCTTTACCTGCCTGAGGAGGATGCATTCTGGGCACTGGTGCAGCTGCTGGCCAGTGAGAGGCACTCTCTGCAGG GATTTCACAGCCCAAATGGCGGGACACTCCAGGGGCTCCAAGACCAACAGGAGCATGTGGTACCCATGTCACAACCCAAGACCATGTGGCATCAG ATCTCTCTCGGGCTCACCCTGCGCCTGTGGGACGTCTATTTGCTGGAAGGAGAACAGGTGTTGATGCCGATGACAAGCATTGCCTTTAAGGTTCAGCAGA AGTGCCTCATGAAGACATCCAGGTGTGGCCTGTGGGCACGTTTTCGGAACCAGTTCGTTTACAACTGGGCCAGGGATGATGACACTGTGCTCAAGCATCTTAGGGCCTCTATGAAGAAACTAACAAGAAAGCAGGAGGACCTGCCACCCCCAG CCAAACCCGAGCAAGGGTCCTCGGCATCCAGGCCTGTGCCGGCTTCACGTGGTGGGAAGACCCTCTGCAAGGGGGACAGGCAGGCccctccaggcccaccagccCGGTTCCAGCGGCCCATTTGGTCAGCTTCCCCGCCATGGGCACCTCGTTCTTCCACACCCTGTCCTGCTGGGGCTGTCCGCGAAGACACCTACCCTGTGGGCACTCGGGGTGTGCCCAGCAcggccctggctcagggaggacCTCAGGGTTCCTGGAGATTCCTGCAGTGGAACTCTATGCCCCGCCTCCCAACGGACCTGGATGTAGGGGGCCCTTGGTTCCCCCATTATGATTTCGAACAGAGCTGCTGGGTCCGTGCCATATCCCAGGAGGACCAGCTGGCCACCTGCTGGCAGGCTGAACACCCTGCGGAGGGGGTGAGATTGGCTTTCTCTGCACTGAGCCACAACGTGGGCATGGACTTCCCGGCCCTGCAGTGCACCCAGCACTGA
- the LOC129051370 gene encoding TBC1 domain family member 3G-like isoform X2, giving the protein MDTVEDADSWWAQEREDIIMKYEKGQRAELPEDKGPVPVGIYGNIDHLGILHETELPPLAAQEVKNRREMRRTSKWRKMLGEWETYKHSTKVMCGGRGPRKHSLQRQGTGTHGCGLAPSASQRLIDRVYKGIPMNIRGPVWSVLLNIQEIKLKNPRKYKIMKEKGKRSSEHIHQIDLDISGTLRKHIFFRDQYGAKQRELFYILLAYSQYNPEVGYCRDLSNIAALFLLYLPEEDAFWALVQLLASERHSLQGFHSPNGGTLQGLQDQQEHVVPMSQPKTMWHQDKEGLCGQCSSLGSLIWTLIDGISLGLTLRLWDVYLLEGEQVLMPMTSIAFKVQQKCLMKTSRCGLWARFRNQFVYNWARDDDTVLKHLRASMKKLTRKQEDLPPPAKPEQGSSASRPVPASRGGKTLCKGDRQAPPGPPARFQRPIWSASPPWAPRSSTPCPAGAVREDTYPVGTRGVPSTALAQGGPQGSWRFLQWNSMPRLPTDLDVGGPWFPHYDFEQSCWVRAISQEDQLATCWQAEHPAEGVRLAFSALSHNVGMDFPALQCTQH; this is encoded by the exons ATGGACACGGTAGAGGACGCGGACAGTTGGTGGGCACAAGAGCGAGAGGATATCATTATGAAATATGAAAAG GGACAGCGAGCTGAGCTGCCAGAGGACAAGGGGCCTGTGCCTGTTGGAATCTACGGCAACATTGATCACTTGGGAATTCTGCA TGAGACGGAGCTGCCTCCTCTGGCTGCACAAGAGGTGAAG AATCGGCGGGAGATGAGACGGACGAGCAAGTGGAGGAAAATGCTGGGAGAATGGGAGACGTATAAGCACAGTACAAAAGTAATGTGTGGGGGGAGAGGCCCCCGAAAGCACTCTCTGCAGAGACAGGGGACAGGCACCCATGGCTGTGGCCTGGCACCGTCAGCCTCTCAGAGG CTCATAGATCGAGTGTACAAGGGAATTCCCATGAACATCCGGGGCCCGGTGTGGTCAGTCCTCCTGAACATTCAGGAAATCAAGTTGAAAAACCCCAGAAAATACAAG ATCATGAAAGAGAAGGGCAAGAGGTCATCTGAACACATCCACCAGATCGACCTGGACATAAGCGGGACCTTAAGGAAGCATATCTTCTTCAGGGATCAATATGGAGCCAA GCAGCGGGAACTATTCTACATCCTCCTGGCATATTCGCAGTATAACCCG GAGGTGGGCTACTGCAGGGACCTCAGCAACATCGCTGCCTTGTTCCTCCTTTACCTGCCTGAGGAGGATGCATTCTGGGCACTGGTGCAGCTGCTGGCCAGTGAGAGGCACTCTCTGCAGG GATTTCACAGCCCAAATGGCGGGACACTCCAGGGGCTCCAAGACCAACAGGAGCATGTGGTACCCATGTCACAACCCAAGACCATGTGGCATCAG GACAAGGAAGGTCTATGTGGGCAGTGTTCCTCGTTAGGCAGCCTTATCTGGACACTGATTGATGGG ATCTCTCTCGGGCTCACCCTGCGCCTGTGGGACGTCTATTTGCTGGAAGGAGAACAGGTGTTGATGCCGATGACAAGCATTGCCTTTAAGGTTCAGCAGA AGTGCCTCATGAAGACATCCAGGTGTGGCCTGTGGGCACGTTTTCGGAACCAGTTCGTTTACAACTGGGCCAGGGATGATGACACTGTGCTCAAGCATCTTAGGGCCTCTATGAAGAAACTAACAAGAAAGCAGGAGGACCTGCCACCCCCAG CCAAACCCGAGCAAGGGTCCTCGGCATCCAGGCCTGTGCCGGCTTCACGTGGTGGGAAGACCCTCTGCAAGGGGGACAGGCAGGCccctccaggcccaccagccCGGTTCCAGCGGCCCATTTGGTCAGCTTCCCCGCCATGGGCACCTCGTTCTTCCACACCCTGTCCTGCTGGGGCTGTCCGCGAAGACACCTACCCTGTGGGCACTCGGGGTGTGCCCAGCAcggccctggctcagggaggacCTCAGGGTTCCTGGAGATTCCTGCAGTGGAACTCTATGCCCCGCCTCCCAACGGACCTGGATGTAGGGGGCCCTTGGTTCCCCCATTATGATTTCGAACAGAGCTGCTGGGTCCGTGCCATATCCCAGGAGGACCAGCTGGCCACCTGCTGGCAGGCTGAACACCCTGCGGAGGGGGTGAGATTGGCTTTCTCTGCACTGAGCCACAACGTGGGCATGGACTTCCCGGCCCTGCAGTGCACCCAGCACTGA
- the LOC129051370 gene encoding TBC1 domain family member 3G-like isoform X3, with product MNGWMDSSPGMMSLSVLNSALPPMRSLPEMDTVEDADSWWAQEREDIIMKYEKGQRAELPEDKGPVPVGIYGNIDHLGILHETELPPLAAQEVKNRREMRRTSKWRKMLGEWETYKHSTKLIDRVYKGIPMNIRGPVWSVLLNIQEIKLKNPRKYKIMKEKGKRSSEHIHQIDLDISGTLRKHIFFRDQYGAKQRELFYILLAYSQYNPEVGYCRDLSNIAALFLLYLPEEDAFWALVQLLASERHSLQGFHSPNGGTLQGLQDQQEHVVPMSQPKTMWHQDKEGLCGQCSSLGSLIWTLIDGISLGLTLRLWDVYLLEGEQVLMPMTSIAFKVQQKCLMKTSRCGLWARFRNQFVYNWARDDDTVLKHLRASMKKLTRKQEDLPPPAKPEQGSSASRPVPASRGGKTLCKGDRQAPPGPPARFQRPIWSASPPWAPRSSTPCPAGAVREDTYPVGTRGVPSTALAQGGPQGSWRFLQWNSMPRLPTDLDVGGPWFPHYDFEQSCWVRAISQEDQLATCWQAEHPAEGVRLAFSALSHNVGMDFPALQCTQH from the exons atgaatggatggatggacagtagTCCAGGGATGATGTCCCTGTCTGTCCTGAACTCGGCCCTTCCTCCAATGAGAAGCCTTCCTGA GATGGACACGGTAGAGGACGCGGACAGTTGGTGGGCACAAGAGCGAGAGGATATCATTATGAAATATGAAAAG GGACAGCGAGCTGAGCTGCCAGAGGACAAGGGGCCTGTGCCTGTTGGAATCTACGGCAACATTGATCACTTGGGAATTCTGCA TGAGACGGAGCTGCCTCCTCTGGCTGCACAAGAGGTGAAG AATCGGCGGGAGATGAGACGGACGAGCAAGTGGAGGAAAATGCTGGGAGAATGGGAGACGTATAAGCACAGTACAAAA CTCATAGATCGAGTGTACAAGGGAATTCCCATGAACATCCGGGGCCCGGTGTGGTCAGTCCTCCTGAACATTCAGGAAATCAAGTTGAAAAACCCCAGAAAATACAAG ATCATGAAAGAGAAGGGCAAGAGGTCATCTGAACACATCCACCAGATCGACCTGGACATAAGCGGGACCTTAAGGAAGCATATCTTCTTCAGGGATCAATATGGAGCCAA GCAGCGGGAACTATTCTACATCCTCCTGGCATATTCGCAGTATAACCCG GAGGTGGGCTACTGCAGGGACCTCAGCAACATCGCTGCCTTGTTCCTCCTTTACCTGCCTGAGGAGGATGCATTCTGGGCACTGGTGCAGCTGCTGGCCAGTGAGAGGCACTCTCTGCAGG GATTTCACAGCCCAAATGGCGGGACACTCCAGGGGCTCCAAGACCAACAGGAGCATGTGGTACCCATGTCACAACCCAAGACCATGTGGCATCAG GACAAGGAAGGTCTATGTGGGCAGTGTTCCTCGTTAGGCAGCCTTATCTGGACACTGATTGATGGG ATCTCTCTCGGGCTCACCCTGCGCCTGTGGGACGTCTATTTGCTGGAAGGAGAACAGGTGTTGATGCCGATGACAAGCATTGCCTTTAAGGTTCAGCAGA AGTGCCTCATGAAGACATCCAGGTGTGGCCTGTGGGCACGTTTTCGGAACCAGTTCGTTTACAACTGGGCCAGGGATGATGACACTGTGCTCAAGCATCTTAGGGCCTCTATGAAGAAACTAACAAGAAAGCAGGAGGACCTGCCACCCCCAG CCAAACCCGAGCAAGGGTCCTCGGCATCCAGGCCTGTGCCGGCTTCACGTGGTGGGAAGACCCTCTGCAAGGGGGACAGGCAGGCccctccaggcccaccagccCGGTTCCAGCGGCCCATTTGGTCAGCTTCCCCGCCATGGGCACCTCGTTCTTCCACACCCTGTCCTGCTGGGGCTGTCCGCGAAGACACCTACCCTGTGGGCACTCGGGGTGTGCCCAGCAcggccctggctcagggaggacCTCAGGGTTCCTGGAGATTCCTGCAGTGGAACTCTATGCCCCGCCTCCCAACGGACCTGGATGTAGGGGGCCCTTGGTTCCCCCATTATGATTTCGAACAGAGCTGCTGGGTCCGTGCCATATCCCAGGAGGACCAGCTGGCCACCTGCTGGCAGGCTGAACACCCTGCGGAGGGGGTGAGATTGGCTTTCTCTGCACTGAGCCACAACGTGGGCATGGACTTCCCGGCCCTGCAGTGCACCCAGCACTGA
- the LOC129051370 gene encoding TBC1 domain family member 3G-like isoform X1: MNGWMDSSPGMMSLSVLNSALPPMRSLPEMDTVEDADSWWAQEREDIIMKYEKGQRAELPEDKGPVPVGIYGNIDHLGILHETELPPLAAQEVKNRREMRRTSKWRKMLGEWETYKHSTKVMCGGRGPRKHSLQRQGTGTHGCGLAPSASQRLIDRVYKGIPMNIRGPVWSVLLNIQEIKLKNPRKYKIMKEKGKRSSEHIHQIDLDISGTLRKHIFFRDQYGAKQRELFYILLAYSQYNPEVGYCRDLSNIAALFLLYLPEEDAFWALVQLLASERHSLQGFHSPNGGTLQGLQDQQEHVVPMSQPKTMWHQDKEGLCGQCSSLGSLIWTLIDGISLGLTLRLWDVYLLEGEQVLMPMTSIAFKVQQKCLMKTSRCGLWARFRNQFVYNWARDDDTVLKHLRASMKKLTRKQEDLPPPAKPEQGSSASRPVPASRGGKTLCKGDRQAPPGPPARFQRPIWSASPPWAPRSSTPCPAGAVREDTYPVGTRGVPSTALAQGGPQGSWRFLQWNSMPRLPTDLDVGGPWFPHYDFEQSCWVRAISQEDQLATCWQAEHPAEGVRLAFSALSHNVGMDFPALQCTQH; this comes from the exons atgaatggatggatggacagtagTCCAGGGATGATGTCCCTGTCTGTCCTGAACTCGGCCCTTCCTCCAATGAGAAGCCTTCCTGA GATGGACACGGTAGAGGACGCGGACAGTTGGTGGGCACAAGAGCGAGAGGATATCATTATGAAATATGAAAAG GGACAGCGAGCTGAGCTGCCAGAGGACAAGGGGCCTGTGCCTGTTGGAATCTACGGCAACATTGATCACTTGGGAATTCTGCA TGAGACGGAGCTGCCTCCTCTGGCTGCACAAGAGGTGAAG AATCGGCGGGAGATGAGACGGACGAGCAAGTGGAGGAAAATGCTGGGAGAATGGGAGACGTATAAGCACAGTACAAAAGTAATGTGTGGGGGGAGAGGCCCCCGAAAGCACTCTCTGCAGAGACAGGGGACAGGCACCCATGGCTGTGGCCTGGCACCGTCAGCCTCTCAGAGG CTCATAGATCGAGTGTACAAGGGAATTCCCATGAACATCCGGGGCCCGGTGTGGTCAGTCCTCCTGAACATTCAGGAAATCAAGTTGAAAAACCCCAGAAAATACAAG ATCATGAAAGAGAAGGGCAAGAGGTCATCTGAACACATCCACCAGATCGACCTGGACATAAGCGGGACCTTAAGGAAGCATATCTTCTTCAGGGATCAATATGGAGCCAA GCAGCGGGAACTATTCTACATCCTCCTGGCATATTCGCAGTATAACCCG GAGGTGGGCTACTGCAGGGACCTCAGCAACATCGCTGCCTTGTTCCTCCTTTACCTGCCTGAGGAGGATGCATTCTGGGCACTGGTGCAGCTGCTGGCCAGTGAGAGGCACTCTCTGCAGG GATTTCACAGCCCAAATGGCGGGACACTCCAGGGGCTCCAAGACCAACAGGAGCATGTGGTACCCATGTCACAACCCAAGACCATGTGGCATCAG GACAAGGAAGGTCTATGTGGGCAGTGTTCCTCGTTAGGCAGCCTTATCTGGACACTGATTGATGGG ATCTCTCTCGGGCTCACCCTGCGCCTGTGGGACGTCTATTTGCTGGAAGGAGAACAGGTGTTGATGCCGATGACAAGCATTGCCTTTAAGGTTCAGCAGA AGTGCCTCATGAAGACATCCAGGTGTGGCCTGTGGGCACGTTTTCGGAACCAGTTCGTTTACAACTGGGCCAGGGATGATGACACTGTGCTCAAGCATCTTAGGGCCTCTATGAAGAAACTAACAAGAAAGCAGGAGGACCTGCCACCCCCAG CCAAACCCGAGCAAGGGTCCTCGGCATCCAGGCCTGTGCCGGCTTCACGTGGTGGGAAGACCCTCTGCAAGGGGGACAGGCAGGCccctccaggcccaccagccCGGTTCCAGCGGCCCATTTGGTCAGCTTCCCCGCCATGGGCACCTCGTTCTTCCACACCCTGTCCTGCTGGGGCTGTCCGCGAAGACACCTACCCTGTGGGCACTCGGGGTGTGCCCAGCAcggccctggctcagggaggacCTCAGGGTTCCTGGAGATTCCTGCAGTGGAACTCTATGCCCCGCCTCCCAACGGACCTGGATGTAGGGGGCCCTTGGTTCCCCCATTATGATTTCGAACAGAGCTGCTGGGTCCGTGCCATATCCCAGGAGGACCAGCTGGCCACCTGCTGGCAGGCTGAACACCCTGCGGAGGGGGTGAGATTGGCTTTCTCTGCACTGAGCCACAACGTGGGCATGGACTTCCCGGCCCTGCAGTGCACCCAGCACTGA